CAGCTATTGTTATTAAAAATTTATAATATAATTAAAACCGGGGTAAAAATAACCCTGGTTTTTTTATTGCATAATATTTTTTACATCTGTTGAAAAATAAAATAAAATATGATAAAATAATAAATGTTATTATTATAATTATATATAAAATATATATAGTTATAATGTTAAAATTTATAAAAAGGGGATGGGAATGTGGAAATAAAAAATGCGAAAATTATGTCAGGGGTTGGAGCAATACTTGAGATTACAGGGCAATTTACTTTAATAGGAATTATATTAAAGCTCATTGGTATACATAAAATTAGTATTGCAGCAAAAGATAAAAGGATATTTAATTATATGTTATGGCCATCTATACTATTATTTGTTATATTTATATTAATTATATTAACAGGAAATATATTTTATTTATCGGTTTCGAAGATAGATATGACAGTTTTAGATGATTGGATGAATTATCAAAACAATTCAGTCTTTGTTAACGAACCGAATTTTTTTGTTAATAATTTTTCATTTCTCCATTTTACAAATATGTTTTTATTATTATTATTGTCAATTGCACTTATGATTGTTCCTATAATATATCAAATAAAATCGTATAACTTAATTAAAGACTGTTTTAAAAATGATAATTTTGACAAAGCAGCTAAATTTTTAAAATGGGGATTAATTTTATCTATAGTTATGGTAGGATTTATATTAATATTTATAGCAAAAATTTTTGCAATAATAGGATATTTCACATTACCAGATGAGTATCCAGAAAATATAACAGATGAAGAACTATGGAAAAGTTATTAAATATAAAAAAATTTTAAGGAGGAGATGAGAATATGGAATTAAAGAAAGAAAAAATATTAGCTGGAGTTGGGCGAATTTTGGGAATGTTTGGACATTTTGGAATTTTAGGTATAATTTTAGAATTAATTGGTGTGTATAAAATTAGTGAAGCGGTTAAAGATAAAAGAATATTTAATTATTTATTATTATCTGAAGTAGTAATATATATAATCTATTTTGTTGGGTTTTTGGGTATATTTGGGTCATTTTTTAGAACAATTATGGAACCAGATATGTATATCATGAGTAATATGCCAAATTTATTTTTAATGCTTGTAATATATATAGCTGCAATGATAATACCAGTTATTTATAAAATAAAAGTATATAATCTAATGGGTGATTATTTTGGAAATGACAATTTTTATAAAGCATCAAAATTTTTATTATGGGGATTAATATTGTCAATAGTTTTAGTTGGATTTATATTAACTTTCGTAGCTAATATATTTGCAATAATAGGATATTTCACATTACCAGATGAGTATCCAGAAAATATAATAAGTGAAAATGATAATGAAAATTATTGAATTAATGAATAATATGAAAAATTATATTTTTAGTAATAAAAAGTTGACATATGAAAAATATAGTGGTATAATATAAATGAAATGTAAAATAATATTTCGGGATGGGGATATTATGTTTAATAATAAAAATAGAAAAATGAATATGATTATAAAAAAGGCTCAGTGTTACTACTGAGCCTTTTTTATTGAAACTTTGAATTAATATATCATTGATATATTAATTTTGTGTTTCATGAAAGTATTTCGAAACAGCAAAGAATAGTAATTATATTATATTAATTATTGGCTAAATTGGAGGGGTGGCATGAGATTAAAATTAATATTTAAATTAAAAGAAAGAAAAATTCCTTTGGATTACAGGCGTTTGTTTCTTAGTTTTATGAAAAACGCATTGATAAAATATGATGAAAGAATTTTTAAAAATTACTATAACAATAATGATCCTATCTTAAAGGATTATACATTTTCCTTATATTTTGGAAGATGTAATTTTAAAGATTCTGTAATATTAGAAAACAATATTATATCTCTGTTCTTTTCGACATATTCATATAAAACGGGGGTTTATTTTTATAATGCATTTCAAAATATAAAATATTATGAATATCCATTAAAAGATAATTCTATGATTTTAAAACAGATAATAAAACTTAATGAAAAAAGTGGGTTAAGGAATGAAATTATAGTAAAAACCATGTCCCCTATAATAATTAGAAATCATACTAAGGAAATAGATGAATATTTTTATTTTGATGAGAAGAATGCAAGTGACATTTTAAAGAGAAATATCATTTATCAATATGAAAGAATTTTTAATGAAAAGAATAAGGATATTGAAATTAAAGTTTTAGATTTAAAGAAAATTACAGTTTTAAATTACCAAAAAAAGTTAAAGGCAAATCTAGGAATTTTTAAATTAATTGGGGATGCAAAAATATTGAATTTTCTATATAAAACAGGCATAGGTAGTAAAAAAAGCTCAGGTTTTGGTATGGTAAAAATTATATAGAGGTGATTTGAATGGGAAAAAATAGAAAAATAAAATTAAAATTATCAGATTGGTTGTATAATGCAGGTATAGTTGGAATAATTAATATTCTTGGTAATGAGAATGTTCGATATAGGAGGAATAATGAAAATATAGATCTTGAATTTGATGAAATTGAAATAGATTTGAATAATTTTGAGAACTTTAAAGAAAAATATTTTAATTATTTTATAAAAACATATAAAAATTTGAGTTGGTACAAATTGGTTTCTTATAAAGGATACATATTAAATAAAAAAAATGAAAAGGAATTTTCCCAAGAAGATCTTGAAATTATAAATAAAATTATTGATCAGTTTAAAAAAGATTTAAAAAAATCGAGCTTTAAGAGTGCTTATGAATTGATTTATCAAGAATTACCATATAATATAAATGTTTTAGAAGAAATAAAAAATCT
This genomic interval from Marinitoga hydrogenitolerans DSM 16785 contains the following:
- a CDS encoding DUF996 domain-containing protein, whose amino-acid sequence is MELKKEKILAGVGRILGMFGHFGILGIILELIGVYKISEAVKDKRIFNYLLLSEVVIYIIYFVGFLGIFGSFFRTIMEPDMYIMSNMPNLFLMLVIYIAAMIIPVIYKIKVYNLMGDYFGNDNFYKASKFLLWGLILSIVLVGFILTFVANIFAIIGYFTLPDEYPENIISENDNENY
- the cas6 gene encoding CRISPR-associated endoribonuclease Cas6, which encodes MRLKLIFKLKERKIPLDYRRLFLSFMKNALIKYDERIFKNYYNNNDPILKDYTFSLYFGRCNFKDSVILENNIISLFFSTYSYKTGVYFYNAFQNIKYYEYPLKDNSMILKQIIKLNEKSGLRNEIIVKTMSPIIIRNHTKEIDEYFYFDEKNASDILKRNIIYQYERIFNEKNKDIEIKVLDLKKITVLNYQKKLKANLGIFKLIGDAKILNFLYKTGIGSKKSSGFGMVKII
- a CDS encoding DUF996 domain-containing protein — protein: MEIKNAKIMSGVGAILEITGQFTLIGIILKLIGIHKISIAAKDKRIFNYMLWPSILLFVIFILIILTGNIFYLSVSKIDMTVLDDWMNYQNNSVFVNEPNFFVNNFSFLHFTNMFLLLLLSIALMIVPIIYQIKSYNLIKDCFKNDNFDKAAKFLKWGLILSIVMVGFILIFIAKIFAIIGYFTLPDEYPENITDEELWKSY